A DNA window from Primulina huaijiensis isolate GDHJ02 unplaced genomic scaffold, ASM1229523v2 scaffold31689, whole genome shotgun sequence contains the following coding sequences:
- the LOC140967953 gene encoding DNA-directed RNA polymerase subunit alpha-like → MVREKVPVSTRTLQWECVESRTDSKRLYYGRFILSPLMKGQADTIGIAMRRALLGEIEGTCITRVKSDNXMLLRSSFKYVRSILKTDVVFFTYYLLFPVYTYWXAQDIILPPYVEIVDNTQHIASLIEPIHFCIGLEIERNHGYLIKMPHNFQDGS, encoded by the exons aTGGTTCGAGAGAAAGTACCAGTATCTACTCGGACACTACAGTGGGAATGTGTTGAATCGAGAACAGACAGTAAACGTCTCTATTATGGGCGCTTTATTCTCTCTCCACTTATGAAAGGACAAGCCGACACAATAGGCATTGCGATGCGAAGAGCTTTGCTTGGAGAAATAGAAGGAACATGTATCACACGTGTAAAATCTGATAACTNtatgctattacgttcaagtttcaagtatgtacgctctattttaaagacgGATGTGGTTTTttttacgtattacttgttatttccagtttatacat attGGNCTGCTCAAGATATCATCTTACCGCCTTATGTAGAAATCGTCGATAATACACAACATATAGCTAGCTTGATCGAACCAATTCATTTTTGTATTGGATTAGAAATCGAGAGAAATCATGGATATCTTATAAAAATGCCACATAACTTTCAAGATGGAAGTTAA